The DNA window CTGATGTAAACATGAGAACTGatgcaggtggaaagaaaaaacatGGACATTTGGAATTATGTAATAATTACCAGTGTAATGTCAACTCCTTGCCCACAAGAAAGAGATTGACAGAAATTTGAGCTATAAGGAAATTTGTGATTGTCTTGCATGGTGAAAAGGTTCCAGGGACCAATTGGCCTACACCAACCTGTTTCTGATGTTGTCATGATCTCAGTGTTTGGAAAATCATCCTAATAGGCCATTGTTTTGCCCACTTTGCAGAAACTGTCAGCCAAGGTTTTAATACACATATTTGCCATCCATTGTATGATTGTAAAATACAGATGCCTTTAACAGAAAATCTGGAAAAAAGATTTCATATGCAGGTGAACCATCTTAAATAtccaatttaaaaacattttcactGGAATAATTAATAGTACTTAGGACAGAGATGACAAACATGAGAACACAAAAAAtcagagcaggagtcggccatctggcccatcgaacctgttctgccattcaacaagatcatggctgatctgttcattgactcaactccaccgacctgccttttccccatatcccttaattccttttttaatgtaaaattctATCTAATtgaatcttaaatatgtttaatgaagtgtcctcaactgcttccctgggcagagaattccacagattcactactctctgggaaaaacaaaaatttcttcacccaaagcgcattgaacctgtggaatttgggGCAGCACGATTGGCGTTGTGGCAACCACAACGCCTTtaaagcaccagcaattgggactggggtttgaaaccCGCGCTGTcattaaagagtttgtatgttctccctgtgtctacgtgggttttccctgggggctctggtttcctctcacatttcaATATGTActgggggttttaggttaatggggtgtaaattgggcagcatgggctcatgagccgaaatggcctgttactgtgttgtatatctaaatttaatttaagtttaaaaaattcTCAACCATATCAGGTAGTTGGGGTCAAATCATTAAATATATGCAAGGAATAAGTCATAGAGCCATACAGAACAGATTGGGAATAATTACTCTGGTTAATCTAGAGAATAaggaaagaaaattgaaaatttaacTCGAGATCACCTTTattccatgccataacaaatttgTACCATAAACTGAAAGCTGCCATAAGGGCCAGTTATTGTTATCTTGTAAATGGTGTCATAGCTCAGGTGtgtcatctgttgcctttttttttgttaagtatTTCATATGCTGCCTGGATCTCAAGGAATTGTTGTTCTGCTTCATTTTCATTATGCTGGTTGTGGTCAGGGTGCCAGCGTTTCACTAACTCTCTATAACTTTTATTAATTTCTTCAAAAGTTGCTTCCTGCTGCAATCCCAGCACCTGAAGTTGAAAAAGAAATGCACGTTTCAATTTAGAAAGGATAACTCAGCAAAATATGCAGTTTAATCTATTCCACTGCATTACTTACAATTGTTTTGTATCCTCTTCAAAGAatgtaattgtaatttttttaaaaatcctggaaTTATCCAGAAATCcagttttaaaaaatcacaaacttTCTGAAAACAGACAAATTTTTATCATATTTTTAATCTAGAAAAACATCTGGGATTAGGACAGTGGAAATTGTATCTTCTTCAGAAAATAAACTGGGAGAATAGCTGTTTTTATCATTAATAATTGACCCATAAAAGCACTGAGATGCACATCTTCCATATTAGTTCTCTAAAAAACATCCATCTTTTTGAATGGGCTATTCGTTGCAGGGAAAATCAAATATTCCTGATCTACAGTAATAGAGAAAATTCACCTCCTTTTAATATAGAGAAGCAAAAGGTTTAAATTGAATCATCATAAATTGTGCCCCAGGCTGACAGACTCTATGggttatcttttctttttttggcttggcttcgcggacaaagatttatggaggggtaatgtccacgtcagctgcaggctcgtttgtggctgacaagtccgatgcgggacaggcagacacggttgcagcggttgcaagggaaaattggttggttggggttgggtgttgggtttttcctcctttgccttttgtcagaaggtgggctctgcggtcttcttcaaaggaggttgctgcccgccgaactgtgaggcgccaagatgcacggtttgaggcgatatcagcccactggcggtggtcaatgtggcaggcaccaagagatttctttaggcagtccttgtacctcttttttggtgcacctctgtcacggtggccagtggagagctcaccatataacacgatcttgggaaggcgatggacctccattctggagacatgacacacccagcgcagctggatcttcagcagcgtggactcgatgctgtcagcctctgccatctcgactacttcgatgttggagatgaagtcgctccaatgaatgttgaggatggagcggagacaacgctggtggaagcgttctaggagtggtaggtgatgctggtagaggacccatgattcagagccgaacaggagtgtgggtatgacaacggttctggatacgctaatctttgtgaggtttttcagttggttgtttttccagactcttttgtgtagtcttccaaaggcgctatttgccttagcgagtctgttgtctatctcgttgtcgatccttgcatccgatgaaatggtgcagccaagataggtaaactggttgaccgttttgagttttgtgtgcccgatggagatgtgggggggctggtagtcatggtggggagctggctgatggaggatctccgttttcttcaggctgacttccagaccaaacattttggcagtttccgcaaaacaggacgtcaagcgctgaagagctggctctaaatgggcaactaaagcgggatcatctgcaaagagtagttcacggacaagttgctcttgtgtcttggtgtgagcttgcagacacttcagattgaagagactgccatccgtgcggtaccggatgtaaacagcgtcttcattgttgaggtctttcatggctacatcacctttgttgacctcaccaaagccttcgacaccgtgagtaggaaagggctttggcaaatactagagcaccttggatgccccccaaagttcctcaacatggttatccaactgcacgaaaaccaacaaggtcaggtcagatacagcaatgagctctctgaacccttctccattaataatagcgtgaagcaaggctgcgttctcgcaccaacccatgGGTTATAAACATCTTGTTAATCAGCACGGAGCTGCATAAACtcctatttttaatttattcagaACAGATTCTCTTGTGAATGAAACTTGTTAGAAGTATTCAACAGAGGATCAAGCTGATAAATCTTCCttccattctctctcttcctttggGAAAATGTTCCAGTACAGCAGCATGCCTTTGATCAGGTATTTAGCACTCCTTGGTTCTGTGGTAGATAGCGGATGATACCTTACAGAAGAACCCATTTGTTTTGTAATACCCTTTTCTCCCAGTTTCCCATTTTCTTTTTTACTCAACATCCAAACCTTCCCTCTGCTCTTTCCTACCCTGAACTTCACCCCCTTTATGTAGGGCCACAACTACTTAACAATTTTGGacctcaacttctcttctgtctCAGTTATCCATAGCCCTAAATTTTCAAATCTTTCAAACATTTATCCATCTCCTCAATGAATAGCCCCAATAATCGAACTCAACAACTCTTTGGGATAGAGAATTTGTGAGATTCGTCACTCTGCGAGATTTTAAGTGACCAACCCTTATAACTTTGTTCCTTCATTCATGATGAGTTGAATCATCTCATCCATACCCCCTTGAGGATTTTATATATTTCATTGAGATCACCCTTCATTCTTTAAAACTCAGGAGAGTTGAAAACTAACTCTTGATGATAGGAGAACCATCTCATCCCAATAATTAGCCTAGTGAATCTCAATGAGTCTCCAATGCTAGTACAGGCAGTCTCTGGGTTCCATCAGGGTTCCATTATATCAGAGATGTCAATTTCTGCAATAACTCATAGCATATTGCCCTGTAAACAATTCAATAATCTCCTTAGCATGATGCATAATTAAACTAATGGAACATATACTGTATCCAGTCTTTAATGAACACcatgaaatatttaatttttattattattactatATTGCAAAATGCTTTAAAAGATATGCGATCATTTACATGAAGTCAGATTTTCATAAGTGAGGTTATCTGTAACCCAGGGAGCATCTGTATTTTCCTTTCTTAATTAAGGAAAGCAAAACTGCACAGACctacagatgtggcctcaccaactccTTATACAATTCTTCCCTATTTCAAAACTCCAACCACTTTGCAATAAAACCCATATCTACCCATTatacataccatttgccttctaaACTACTTTTAGAACCTGCCTGATAATTCATTGTGATTCATGAACAAGAACATGGCGCAGTTAGCATAGtggctagtgcaatgctgttacagtaccagtgacccgggttcatatccgtcgctgtctttaaggagtttgtacgtatctccccgtgtctgcattgatttcctccgggtgctctggtttcctcccaccattcaaaacgtacaggggttgtagctcaattgggatatttgggcagcacgggcttgtgggtcggaaggggctgtttctgtgctgcatgtcgacattaaaaaaaaattaaaacccccAGATTCTCTGTACTCCACTGATTTGCAATCTCTCTCCATTTACATAATAGATTGTCTTTTGATTCTTCTTACCTCACTTTTTCTAATTTTGaaactccatttgccaagttTTCATCCAGTTATACAACTTATCTATATCCTGTTGAAGGGAGCAAATATTGCTATCAAAACACGTTTTCCCCTAACTATTCCCAGTTTATCCGGATCCTGTGGTAATCTCAGACAACCCTCTTCAAtgtccactataccaccaattttggtgtcatcttcaAACATATGCCACCTCCattctcttccaaatcattaattgtgtgacaaacaaaagaagacccaggaCTGGCCACAGATCTCCAAGCTGGAAAACAACCCTCAGCCTTCTACCACCAACCCAGTTTAGTGTCCAGTTTGCCAATGCATGCTGGATCCTGTGCATTCTAACTTTACAAACCAGCCTACCttttgggaccttgtcaaaggccttgctgaagtccatgtTGACAATGTCTACTACTCTGCCCTCATTAATTCCCTTGGTCACTACTTCAAAGATCTTAATCAATTTCATGAGATTgtttcccatgcacaaagccatgccaaTGATTCCTAATAAATCCTTGCTTTTCCAAATGCGAATAAATCTAATTAATTTAAAGGCTTCCTATTAACCCTATTTATGACACTCAACAGGACAGTGGCCCAGCATGGTTCAGATGAAGCCTGTCTCGATGGAACAGCTCACTCCTTTTCCAGTGCCCCATGAATTGGAGCCCATTTATCCCTTAGCAAGCCATGCCCACTCATTTACCTCGAATTTACTCTTTGCCAATTTGCTTATGGTTTGGATAATAATATGGTTGTGATtcaatttttcaatttttcaatttTGTCCATGCTGTTGACAATCCCTCAGGAGAACATCCTTCTTTTGCCTACCCTATATACTTATAACAGTTATAAGTTATAAGTTATAAGttacatggaaacaggccatatcggcccttctagtccattagaaactccactagttccacctacccactcccatgcccataaccctccaaccccctcacatccatgtactcatctagcctcctcttaaatgacagaattgaccctgctgcaactacttcTTCTGGTAGTGCATTcctctcagccaccactctctgagtgaagaaacatcctctaatattactcctaaagttttgccccctaaccatTAACTtgtaccaatctcccctaccctcaggggaaagagcctattcacatctactctatctattcccttcataattttaaatacctctatcaaatcccctctcaaccttctacgctccaatgaataaagtcccagtctactcaatctttctccgtattcaagatactgcaatccagacaacatttttgtaaaccttatttatatccttcctataatttggggaccagaactgcacacaatattccaaacttggcctcactaaAACGTTAAACAGtcacaacatcacctcccagctcctatattctatggtatgatttataaaggccagcataccaaaagccttcttaaccaccctatctacatgggaatctaccTTTAAGgaatgctgaactgttattctaagatctgttcctcagcattcctcaatgccctccccttcactgcatacattttattttggttatttttcgcaacatgaagcacctcacacttaacttccatctgccaccttccagcccacttttccaaacagtccaaatccttcttagTGCCTACATGTACAACTCTATGGATCATCCCATAGAGGATTCTTCACTGGCCTAGAAAAGATGCTTTTAACCCTGGCACTGGGCAGGCTACACAGCTTTCAGGACTCAATGCTGCAGAATAACTATAACCATGCTATAGAACAGGGATGggcaaccattttctttccactcacatcccatcttgatccctctgccatcggtgctcagtgattagtaagggattgcttaaggtgggatgtgagtggaaaggaaaagtttgaaaaccactgttttattcgtccctcattgactcgagatgtgcaaggtttcagaactccaatggaaatgagccaatgacaatttttctcaagcaaaatatttcagtaacaattgggtctagagcagtggttctcaaccttcccttcacaccgtcatcccaccttaagcaatcccttactaatcacagagcaccgatggcattgggattacttaaggtggaatgtgagtttaaaaaaaaatgttgcacatCCCAGCTatagaacatcagaaataggagcaggagttggccatctggcccgatGAGCCTGctacgccattcaatgagatcatggctgctcTGATATAGGACTATATcgccactgacctgccttttccccatatcccttaattcccccgagatgtaaaaatctatccaacccttgtcttaaatatatttactgaggtcatctccactgcttcaatgggaagtgaattccacagattcactcccctctgggaaaagcagttcctcctcatctccgtcctaaatctactcccctggatcttgaggctatgtcctctagttctagtctccctcaccaatgggaacaacttatttACCTCTATctgatctatgcctttcataattttatacatttctataagatctcctctaattcttctaaatcccagcgagtacaatcccaggcgattcaatctctcctcatatctCCTATGACTTTAACATTTCTTGTGTGTATTATTTAAAAACCCTCAATTTCAGCACATTCTACTGAAAACAGAGATATGATCTAAACCCACACATTTACCATCTGTTGTGTTAGGTTGAAATGGGATCTTGTGAGTTGCTTCCCAAGGAAGTTACTGCATCAGAAATTGTATTGTTAAGTGATATTACATGACAAGCAGCTGTGATCTCGCTCTCCCAACCCTTTCCTCCacactgctgagtgtttccagcattttctaagcTGTGATCATTTAGATCCAATAACTTATGCTCCAAGCCTTTTGCCATCCCCATCAACGTTGAGACAATTTTGACCAACTTCATCTTGTCTACGAGTTCTGTCCATTTTTCCCATTGCCACCCTCTCTGCAATACCTCTTCCCACCAAGGTGGAGCGGAGGCTACCACCCACTACCACACAAGCTGAAAATAGTGATTGTAGATTCATTCTAATCCTAAAAGACTTGGCATCAATCATTCACCCCTATTCTTTGGTCCTCTGCCCATGGTGGTTTTCTCCTCttctccatctcttttccatttttgtctctgcttttatctttatttttctctGTAAATTTGACGGTGAATGAAATTGACTCTGAAACCATTGGACtcttgctgggggtgggggggtgggatggggtgggaaAGGAGTGGAGTGGGAGATGGGGGAAGCCTCTCATTAGGAGATGATTTCTTCTCGTCAATTTTTTTCCATCACCTTTCTACCCTTCATCCAATCCTTTGGCTTCTGCTCCTCTAACCCCTTTTTATCTCGTGCATACTCAAACAAGTAACATTTCttaattaaattttaagtttagacatacagcatggtaacaggcccttttggcccatgtgtttgtgccgcccaattaacctacaactcccggtatgctttgaacagtgggaggaaaccggagtgcctggagaaaatccatgcagacatggagagagcgTATAagtttcttacagacagtgcgggatttgaacccctattcggtttgctggcgctgtaacagcattgtgctaaccatgctgctaaCCTTGCCGTCCCAGTTCTTTGTAGTTACTTTTGTTCAGGGAAACCATCTCTacttgcagccaaacaggtgATCCTGAAAAGAACCACTGATATGATGTCCTTCAATATGTGGAGCAGCCTCCCTTCCTTCAATTGTACCTCCTCCACCATCAATACTCCTGACCCAGCAATCCCTCTGCTTGTTATCCACTCTGCTCAATTATCATTTCCCACCTAGCTTGAAATCCACCCCGTCTTTCCAGTCGCCTTTGATTTTCTACCTGAAGGTTGGCCCTGATACTACTACGACCATCCTTAATCGCCCACTCTCCTCAGATAACCGGCACAATAACATTGAGGCATGAAGTGCAATATAATGCAGTGAGCCTCAAGCCTCTCTTGTTCCTGAAGGTTGAGGGCATCATTGGAAGACATTgaggatatgggggggggggggagaggataaagaggtggaggagggaacAGCAGAGTACATAGataatagaacactacagcccttcagccctcgatgctgtgccaacctatatattccttccaaaaaaaaagcattaaacctacctcataaccctctatttctcttccatCCCTGAGCCTGActatgagtctcttaaatacccctcattttccagtctccaccaccaccccaggcaatgcattccaggcccccacaactatgtaaaaaaacttacccctgatgcctcccctaaacttccctcccttcgctTTGTACTCCtgtactctggtgtttgctattcctgccctgggaaaaaggcactggctgtccaccctatctatacctctcataatctattaactctcctctcatccttcttcgctctgaagagaaaagtcccagctctgctaaccttgcctcacaagatttattttccagtccagacaaaatcctggtaaatctcctctgcaccctctccatagcttccacatccatcctataatgaggtgaccagaactgaacactatgtggtccaaatgtggtctcaccagagatttgtagagttgcaaccgacctctcaactcttgaactttaTACCCCCCTCAATCCCAGAGgttccgatagctcagtggtaaGAGCAATGGTTTGTAAACCtggggttgtgagtttgttccttgctggggcctcatttctgtgaggggtgctggacaaagtggcaactctctgtcttccttatggaagacgaagttaaagaatttcatgtgggttacattctaaatgtagaattacCTTTTTTGACCTTTGCCTATTAATGAAGCCTaccatcccataggcctttttaactatcctatcaacctgcacagcgaccttgagggatgcatggatttggagcccaaggtccctctgttcatccacactcttaagtaactgaccattaaccctgtactcagccttctggtttgtctttccaaaatgcattacctcatacTTAACTAGAAGGTAGGTCAATCAGCATCATAGTTTTGTTTATAATTACCTCATATGCTAATCTTTCTTTTTCAGTCTGTATGGCAGAGATAGATGCAAATATCTTTTCCCATTCTTGATTGTATCCAAGGCTTAATCCAGTTCCACCGATAGACAATTTCCATGTATGATACGGAAGAAGTAATATGGACTCAAGGAGACCACTGACCAGTGGGAATATTCGGACTGAATCAAGAATAAAGCTGATAGTGTCTGTGATGTATGTAACCGTAATTGTGGTATTGTGGAATATACAATAGGAGATTGGTATTGTGAAAGCCAGCCAAGCTAAACCTAGCCTGTAGAGTCGCACACTTAAATTGTCTTCTGTGCTGCTTGGAGTCTTGTAGCGACGGTGTTGTGCAGAGACAACACTAGCAACAATGCTGATGGGCACTGTTGCAATGGGTCTTCCATAAAATATGATGGATGTAACAAAAGAAGCCATAATTGTTACCTTTATATCGGAGGTTTCCTCACCAACATTAGCTACAAGGTGAACACCCAGTGTGATTGCAAACGGCAAGACCATGATGTAGAAACCACTTAATGGTGATAGACTTATGAGAGCAATGATACCAAAATAAATCCCAACTACAAACTGGCCAAAAGCATGAATAACTTTCATTGATGGTTGTTGATTTCTCTTTCTTTGAATCGTTTTATGGTTTGCATTGTGCACATATTTTGGCAATTGCCAAAATTCCCGAATCCACCCAATTCCAAATCCACCGAATGTCACCATCCACAGTAAGGCGTGGCTATCTCTCCTAAGATAGATGTGATGGAGACCTAAAAGTCCACCCAATGCCCAAAGAACATAAGTAATCAGCAAACTTTTGACCATCTCCACGATCTAACATGCAAATATTGATCTTGAAGCTTGTTGATTAACAAGGATTAGGAAGACTCTGCTTAATAAGATACGAGTTCACCGAAGAATTTGATTGTTCGGTTCATATCATTAATTAGGATCTTGATTGAAGCATACCCTTAGCCTAGATATTCATTTTACACAATCTGGAGAAAGATAGAATAAATAACAATAAGAACTTGCCAATTAACTGATGGTCAGGTCTATATTTGTGTGTCCAGATATATAAAAATATGGGTAATATGAGAAAACATTAACAAACATAATTTTGTTTTGTCAGCTAAACTGTGGCTCATGAATTTCCAGGCTATGCTTCGTAAGGGATTAATGCTCTCAATATCATACGTGATTATGACCTAAGAATTTGAGCAAAATTTGTGAGGACTCAAGTTTTAAGGAAAGCAATGGTGTTCAGGGGTACCACTGAAATTCAGCTGATTGAAGCCACATAGGTTACAAGTATAGAGCATTGATAAGCTTTGTATTGTCCCTCCACCCTAGAGTGATT is part of the Narcine bancroftii isolate sNarBan1 chromosome 12, sNarBan1.hap1, whole genome shotgun sequence genome and encodes:
- the dnajc22 gene encoding dnaJ homolog subfamily C member 22 isoform X1 codes for the protein MVKSLLITYVLWALGGLLGLHHIYLRRDSHALLWMVTFGGFGIGWIREFWQLPKYVHNANHKTIQRKRNQQPSMKVIHAFGQFVVGIYFGIIALISLSPLSGFYIMVLPFAITLGVHLVANVGEETSDIKVTIMASFVTSIIFYGRPIATVPISIVASVVSAQHRRYKTPSSTEDNLSVRLYRLGLAWLAFTIPISYCIFHNTTITVTYITDTISFILDSVRIFPLVSGLLESILLLPYHTWKLSIGGTGLSLGYNQEWEKIFASISAIQTEKERLAYEVLGLQQEATFEEINKSYRELVKRWHPDHNQHNENEAEQQFLEIQAAYEILNKKKGNR
- the dnajc22 gene encoding dnaJ homolog subfamily C member 22 isoform X2, encoding MVKSLLITYVLWALGGLLGLHHIYLRRDSHALLWMVTFGGFGIGWIREFWQLPKYVHNANHKTIQRKRNQQPSMKVIHAFGQFVVGIYFGIIALISLSPLSGFYIMVLPFAITLGVHLVANVGEETSDIKVTIMASFVTSIIFYGRPIATVPISIVASVVSAQHRRYKTPSSTEDNLSVRLYRLGLAWLAFTIPISYCIFHNTTITVTYITDTISFILDSVRIFPLVSGLLESILLLPYHTWKLSIGGTGLSLGYNQEWEKIFASISAIQTEKERLAYEKVCDFLKLDFWIIPGFLKKLQLHSLKRIQNNCAGIAAGSNF